The following is a genomic window from Candidatus Omnitrophota bacterium.
CCGGCTGGAAGAGGTGTTGGTGATGGTGGAGTGAAAAAGCCCGGTTTAATACTGATCATTCTCCTGCTTGCTTTTCTGCAGGCGAATATACTGGATTCTTTCCGGCTGTTCTCCTTTAAGCCGGACCTCCTGCTTGGTGTTTCGGTCTTTGCCGTCTTGAATACCTGCGGATACTGGCCGTTCATATTTGCCTTGCTTTGCGGGCTGCTAAAGGATTCTTTGAGCTATGCCGCGTTCGGGCTGAATATCTTTTCCTTTTGCCTCATATCCGTGACTGTCACCATTTTGAACAAGGGGATGTATTTTGATTCGCAGAGCAATTACATCCCGATCGTGTTCGCCTGCGCTCTGTTCAATTCTCTGGTCAATTACGCCTATTTATTCCGGCAGTTAAGTTTACCCGCGTTTTTAAGTGTTTCTTTTGTTTCCGCGGTTTATACTACGATAGCCGCGGTCCTCATTTTCAAGTTTTTACGCGGGTTTTCCGTTAACCCGTCCTGAATATGCGCGAAAGAATATTGCACATATCCGCGGCAGCCGTGTTTTCCTTCCTGCTGCTGGGGATCTTTTACACGCAGATATTAAGGGGCGGTTATTATACTAATTTAAGCAAGAGGAACTGCATAAGGGTCATACCGCAGAAGGGCGCCAGGGGCAGGATCATTGACAGGAACGGGATCGTTGTCGTGGACAACTATCTTTCTTTTGATGTCGTAGCCCTGCCGCAGGAGTTGACCGACAAGGAAAGGTCAATACCCAAACTTGCCTCCCTGATCGGCACGACCGCCGAGAATATCAAGGGCATAATAAAGAAGGATTTTACCGCGCCTTTCGCCCCCATTACTATCAAGGAAGACATACCGCAGTCAACGATGATGCTCTTAAAGGAGGCGGGCTTTGAGCTTCCCGGCATAGAGATACAGGCGCTGCCCAGGAGGCATTACCCTTTTGGCAGCGCGGCCGCTCACGCTATCGGTTACCTGGGCTATATCGACCGCAGCCGCTTCATGAAGCTCAAGGCCTACGGTTACGAGATGGAGGACATAGTCGGCTATTCCGGAGTTGAGGAGCAGTGCGAAAAATTCTTAGGCGCTGTTGACGGCGGAAAACAGATAGAGGTTGACCATAGGGGAAGATTCGTAAGATTATTGGGTTATAAAAATGCCCGCGACGGCAAGGATGTAAAGCTCACCATAGACCTTAAGATGCAGCAGATAGTTGAAGAGGTCCTGGCCGGGCATAAAGGGGCGATAGTGGTCATAGAGCCGAATACGGGAGAGGTCCTGGCAATGGCCAGCTTCCCCAACTTTAACCCCAATGTTTTTATTAAACGCTCCTTAAAGGCGCAATTAAAGGAGGCGTTGACCGGCCGCAGTTCTCCGCTTTTAAACCGCGCCATAGGCGGGCAATACGCTCCGGGTTCCATATTCAAGATCGTAGTGGCTGCTGCCGCGCTTGAGTTGAACAAGATAGGCCTGAATACCTCCTTCAACTGCCCCGGGTATTTTCAAGTCGGTTCGCGGGAATTCGGCTGTTGGGATACGCATGGTTGGCAGAACATAATCGCGGCGCTCACGCATTCATGCGACACGTTTTTTTATAATACCGGGCTTTTGCTCGGCGCCGACAACATAGCCGCGTATGCCGTCAAGTTCGGTATCGGCCGCCCCAGCGGCATAGACCTGCCTTATGAGCCGTCCGGCGTCCTGCCTTCGCCCATGTGGAAGAAATTGAGGCAGTTTAAGGGCTGGTATCCGGGAGATACGGTGAATCTTTCCATAGGGCAGGGAGATCTGATGATGACGCCTCTTCAGGCGGCGGTAATGACCGCGGCCATAGCCAACGGCGGGCGGCTGATAAAACCATACATTATAAGCGAGGTGGACGGGAAGGCGTTTACGCGCGGCAGATCAACGCCTCTGTCATTGAAGAAGGAGACGATCAAGTATATCCGCAGCGGATTAAAGGGGGTCGTTGATTCCGAATCAGGCACAGCGTCCATACTTTCCGGCATACCCGGACTGACTGTTTCCGGCAAGACCGGCACAGCGCAGGTCGGCAGCAGGCAGCCGCACGCCTGGTTTGTGGGTTACAGCCCTCAAGAGGGCGCCAAGGCCGCCTTCTGCGTATTCCTTGAGAATGCCGGATCAAGCACATATGCCTGCGCGCTTGCCAGGACGCTGCTGGAAAGGTTCGCGAAAGAGGGGCTGCTATGAGATATCTGGCTGCCAGGACGCTGTTTGCCGTAGTCGTGATCATGCTTTTGGGCCTGCTTACTCTTTACGCTATTACAGACAGGGACGCGGATTTTCTGAAAAAACAGATCTTCCTGAAACAGCTCAATTGGGCGCTTGCCGGCATCGCGGCGATGGTTATATTTTCCAATATTCATTATATACGGCTTTGGGATTTTTCCTATCCCTTGTTCGGCGTCTCGGTATTTTTGCTTGTGCTTGTCCTGTTCAGGGGGGACGCGCGCATGGGCGCCCAGAGATGGTTTTCTTTCGGAGAGATCAGTTTTCAGCCGTCTGAATTCACCAAGATCGCCGTTATACTCTTTTTATCTCGCTACTTCGGCAGCAAGGCGTCATTTGATACTCACGCGAAACGGCAGAATCTGTTCAATTCATTCATCCTGCCGTTTTCGGCTATCTGCGTGCCTATCGCCCTGATCTTTATTCAGCCGGACCTGGGCACGGCGATCGTGTATTTCGTCATAGTCATAGTCATGATGTTCATAACCGGTGTCAAGCTTAGATACCTGGCGATGTTTACCGGCGCGCTGCTTTTATCTTTGCCTTTGGGCTGGCATTTGCTTAAGGATTATCAGAAAGACAGGCTGCTGGTATTTATTAATCCCAATATAGACCCTTTGGGCGCCGGTTATACCATAATCCAGTCAAAGATCGCGATCGGCTCAGGGGTCCTTTTCGGCAAGGGGCTGCTCGGCAGCACGCAGAGCCAGTTGAAATTCCTTCCGGAGAGCCATACGGATTTCATCTTTGCCTCTTTCGCGGAACAGTGGGGGTTTTTAGGGTCGGCTGCGCTGATCCTGCTGTACTTTTTGATCATAAGGTTCGGGCTTCAGGTGGCGGAAAAAAACAGCGACCCCTTCGGTAAGTTCCTGGCGTACGGGATCACTTCTTTATGGGCGCTGCACGTGGCGGTAAATATAGCGATGACCGCGGGGTTCGCGCCCGTAGTCGGCATCACCCTGCCGCTTATGAGCTACGGCGGGTCATCGTTGCTGGTCAACTGCATCAGTTTAGGGATATTGTTTAATATAAGTAAAAATAGAGCGGTGTTTTGATGGAAAATGATTATTTATTAAATGTGCAGCGGCCGGCGAGGTATATCGGCGGCGAATGGAACGTTCATCATAAGGACACCGCTGATGCCGATGTAAAATTCGCGCTGTGTTTTCCTGATATATATGAGATCGGCATGAGCAACCTGGGGCTGCGCGTTTTATACGATCTGCTGAACAGGCAGGATGGCGTATCGTGCGAAAGATGCTTCTGCCCCTGGCACGATATGCGCAAGGCGATCAGGGAAAAACTATCCGAGAGCCCGTACCTGTGTTCCCTGGAATCAGCCCTGCCATTGAAAGAATTTGACATAGTCGGCTTTTCCATATCGTATGAACTTGGCTTTACCAATGTGCTTACGATGTTGTCTCTCGCGGGCATACCGCTTTTATCCGCGGACAGGAATGAAGGCGGCCCTTTGGTCATTGCCGGCGGGCAGGCATCCTTGAACCCCGAACCCTTAGCCGATTTTATTGACGCCTTTATAGTCGGCGAAGGTGAAGAAGTGATCCTGGAACTGGTCCGTGAATACGAAAGGCAGAAGGGGAGAACGCGTTCGCGCGATGAATTATTGCGCTGCCTGTCGGATATTGAAGGCGTGTATGTGCCTTCTATACGCAAAGAAGGCCCCTTTTCCGTTAAGAAGCGCGTGCTTAGCGATCTTGATAGCGCGCCTTTTCCCGAGCAATGGCTTGTTCCTTATCTGCAGATAGTCCACGACAGGGTCTGTGTTGAGGTAATGCGCGGCTGCGGTAACCGCTGCCGTTTCTGCCAGGGCAGGGCGCAGTATTATCCCTATAGAGTGAAGAATGTAGATACGGCGCGTTCTCAGGTGAGGGCGGCGCTCCGTTCTTCAGGATACGAAGAATTTTCACTTTTGGGGCTTTCGGTGGGAGATCTTCCCGGACTGGCGCGATTCATACAGTCATTGTCCGAAGAATTCAAAGATACGGGGGTGAATATATCATTGCCCTCTTTGAAGGCAAAGGATTTTCTCAAGGGCATACCGCTTGAGTTATCTTTGGCGAGAAAGGCCACCTTGACCTTTGCCCCTGAGGCGGGGACAGAGAGGCTGCGCGGGATCATCGGCAAGGATCTTAAGATAGAGGACTTATTCAGCGTGGCTGAATCGGCATATAAAGCGGGATACCGGCATATCAAATTGTATTTTATGATCGGCCTGCCTACCGAATCCGAGGCGGACCTGGACGGCATTGCCGATCTGGCGAAGGAGATCTCAGAATTAAGGCGAAAGGCCCGCGGGGGGCCGGCCGATGTGCATTTAAGCGTCGCGACTTTTATACCTAAGCCGCATACACCTTTTCAATGGCTGGCTATGGAGGGCAAGGATTCGATCATTTCAAAACAGCGGTATTTGCGCGGCTGTATCGCCAGGCGCTCATCAAGGATAAAGTTAAGCTTTCACAATACGGATTCCGCGGTCATAGAGGCGGCGTTGTGCCGCGGCGGCAGGAATCTGGGAGCTGTTATTATGAAGGCGTGGCAGTACGGCGCCTGTTTTGACGGCTGGGATGAATTCCTGAATGTTGATGCCTGGAACAGGGCGTTTAATGATAACGGGCTGGACCTGGAAGGCCACGCGTCAAGGCCGCGGATGCTGAATGAGGCATTGCCCTGGGACCATATTGATGTGGGGATAAGCAAGGAGCTGCTTAAGAGCGAATTCAGAGAGGCGCTGGGAAGCAGCGAGTAACAAATCCACAGGAATATATTGACACGCAAGTAGATGATTGAGATAATTAAAATAGCGCGTGCGCGTAAAAACGATTAAACGGGGGTGACGGATATGAAAGGGTCTGGAGGTTCGGCTTTTAATTCCATGGGCATTAAGCGCAAGATGAGGATCTCTTTCGCGCTTATGTCCATAATACCTTTGCTTATGCTGTTGAATTACATATTTCCCAACAGCGCCCTGCATTTCACTAATTCAGTATTGATCTTTTTGATCACGGTCACGCTGGTGGTCTTCGGGTTCCTTATCATAAAGCACATCGTTGATTCGGTATTCAGGGTCAGCTCCGCCGCCAAGGTAATGGCCGGCGGAGACTATAACCACAAGATACCATCATCAGAGAAGGATGAGGTGGGCGATATCAGCCAGGCGCTCAACCACCTGACCGCTGAGATACGCAAAGATGTGGATGAGTTGAGCCGGCTCTTGCAGAAGGTGAGCAAGCTTGAAATAAGGGACCCTCTGACCGGGTTGTTCAATGAGAAATATATAAGGCAGCAGCTGGATGAAGAGATCAAAAGGGCGCTTATCTATCAGCGCCCCTGCGGGTTTATAATTTTAGAGGTTGATAATTTCGGCAGTTTCCACAAGAGTTTCGGCGATATAGCGGTGGAGGCAGTCCTGAAGAAGGCCGCCTCTTTGTTTAAAGACAGCGTTTCCAGCATTGATAAAGTTGCCAGGTTCGGCGACAACCAATTCGCGGTCGTCCTGCCGGAAAAGAATAAACGCAGCTGCCAGGAGGCGGCGGAGTACATCAGGAAGAAGGTTGAGTCCGCGTTCAAGGGAGAAAAGGACGAGCATCAAAGGATCACTATAAGCGCTGGGATCTCTGAAAACCCCCTGGACGGCACAAGCGCTAAGGAGCTGATAGATAAAGCGGAAGAAGCATTGGACAGGGCAAGAAACAAAGGAGGCAACCAGTGCCTTTTCGCAGAATAATCCAGAAACAGCTGGGAGAGCTTCTTATTGAAAGGGGTGTTATAAGCAGCCAGCAGTTAGAAAAGGCCCTTAGCGTCCAGAAGGAAAAAGGCGGGCTCATCGGCGAGATCCTTGTTGAATCGGGATACGCCAGGGAAGAAGACATAGTCCAGGCCCTGACCGCGCAATACGGCTTTCCTTATCTGCCCCTGGCAAATTACGAGATCGCCCCTGAAGTAGTCAATGCCATACCTGAAAGGGTGGCCAGGCAGTATGCCGTTATGCCCATAGACAAAATAGGCGACAATCTCACGGTGGCAATGACAAACCCCCTTAATACCCAGGCCATAGAAGACATAGAGATGATCTCCGGATGCAATGTGCAGGTATTTGTCAGCACTGCCTCGGCGGTAAGAGAGGCGATCGATAAATACTATAAAAAATAATGTCTTCATTACGCAAGATCCTCACAGACATACTCATCAAGAATAAGCTTCTTACGGATTCCGACCTGAAGGAGGCCTTAGAGATCCAGAAGAAAAGCGGAGGCGGCCTTTCGGATATCCTGGTCAGGCAAAAGTTCATTAAAGAGGACGATCTGATGATGGCGCTGAGCCAGGGTTTGGGCATGCCCCCCATAGACCTGAAAAGATTCAGGATAGACGCGGAAGTCGCCAAGATGATACCGCGGGACGTAGCCAGGCATTACCAGGTCCTGCCCATTTCCAAAACGGCGGATACGCTTACCGTAGCCATGGCCGACCCGTTGAATATATTCGCGATCGACGACATAAAGGCGCTTACCGGTTATACGATAAACCCTATCGTGGCGGAACCCAAGGCGATACAGGCGGCATTAGACAGTGTCTATAGTTCCGCCGCGAAGGATGTGATCCGGGACATAGTCAAGGGTATTGAAGATACAAAGATAGAACTGGTAAGCGAGAAGAAAGAAGAGTTGAGCGCGCAGGAACTCAGCCGCCTTACCCGCGAAGCGCCGGTCATAAAGATCACCAATCTTATCCTGGATGAGGCGCTGCGCCTGAAATCCTCTGATGTCCTTATAGAGCCGCTGGAGCACGATCTGCGCATACGTTTCCGTATTGACGGCGTGCTCCAGCAGTATAAATCACCGCCTAAAACAATGCATGCCTCTCTGGTTTCCAGGATAAAGGTAATGTCCGATCTGAACATTGCCGAGCACCGGCTGCCTCAGGACGGGCGCTTCAAGTTAAAGATGTCCGGCAGGGATGTTGACTTCAGGGTGTCTGTCATGCCTTCCAGTTTCGGAGAGAAAGTGGCGTTAAGGATACTGGACAGGTCTTCCGCGTCCTTTGACATGGAGAAATTGGGGCTTGACGATACAGCCATGGCGTCTTTGAAAGACGCGGCATCAAGGCCTCACGGTATGATACTTGTCTGCGGCCCTACCGGCTGCGGCAAGACCACCACGCTTTATTCTATTCTTAAATATGTGGACTCTCCCGAGAAAAATCTTGTTACAGTTGAAGACCCTGTGGAGTATCAACTGGAAGGGGTGAACCAGGTCAGCATAAGGCCGGATATAGGGCTTACATTTGCCGCGTCATTG
Proteins encoded in this region:
- the mrdA gene encoding penicillin-binding protein 2, which produces MRERILHISAAAVFSFLLLGIFYTQILRGGYYTNLSKRNCIRVIPQKGARGRIIDRNGIVVVDNYLSFDVVALPQELTDKERSIPKLASLIGTTAENIKGIIKKDFTAPFAPITIKEDIPQSTMMLLKEAGFELPGIEIQALPRRHYPFGSAAAHAIGYLGYIDRSRFMKLKAYGYEMEDIVGYSGVEEQCEKFLGAVDGGKQIEVDHRGRFVRLLGYKNARDGKDVKLTIDLKMQQIVEEVLAGHKGAIVVIEPNTGEVLAMASFPNFNPNVFIKRSLKAQLKEALTGRSSPLLNRAIGGQYAPGSIFKIVVAAAALELNKIGLNTSFNCPGYFQVGSREFGCWDTHGWQNIIAALTHSCDTFFYNTGLLLGADNIAAYAVKFGIGRPSGIDLPYEPSGVLPSPMWKKLRQFKGWYPGDTVNLSIGQGDLMMTPLQAAVMTAAIANGGRLIKPYIISEVDGKAFTRGRSTPLSLKKETIKYIRSGLKGVVDSESGTASILSGIPGLTVSGKTGTAQVGSRQPHAWFVGYSPQEGAKAAFCVFLENAGSSTYACALARTLLERFAKEGLL
- a CDS encoding TIGR03960 family B12-binding radical SAM protein, whose amino-acid sequence is MENDYLLNVQRPARYIGGEWNVHHKDTADADVKFALCFPDIYEIGMSNLGLRVLYDLLNRQDGVSCERCFCPWHDMRKAIREKLSESPYLCSLESALPLKEFDIVGFSISYELGFTNVLTMLSLAGIPLLSADRNEGGPLVIAGGQASLNPEPLADFIDAFIVGEGEEVILELVREYERQKGRTRSRDELLRCLSDIEGVYVPSIRKEGPFSVKKRVLSDLDSAPFPEQWLVPYLQIVHDRVCVEVMRGCGNRCRFCQGRAQYYPYRVKNVDTARSQVRAALRSSGYEEFSLLGLSVGDLPGLARFIQSLSEEFKDTGVNISLPSLKAKDFLKGIPLELSLARKATLTFAPEAGTERLRGIIGKDLKIEDLFSVAESAYKAGYRHIKLYFMIGLPTESEADLDGIADLAKEISELRRKARGGPADVHLSVATFIPKPHTPFQWLAMEGKDSIISKQRYLRGCIARRSSRIKLSFHNTDSAVIEAALCRGGRNLGAVIMKAWQYGACFDGWDEFLNVDAWNRAFNDNGLDLEGHASRPRMLNEALPWDHIDVGISKELLKSEFREALGSSE
- a CDS encoding ATPase, T2SS/T4P/T4SS family, with the protein product MSSLRKILTDILIKNKLLTDSDLKEALEIQKKSGGGLSDILVRQKFIKEDDLMMALSQGLGMPPIDLKRFRIDAEVAKMIPRDVARHYQVLPISKTADTLTVAMADPLNIFAIDDIKALTGYTINPIVAEPKAIQAALDSVYSSAAKDVIRDIVKGIEDTKIELVSEKKEELSAQELSRLTREAPVIKITNLILDEALRLKSSDVLIEPLEHDLRIRFRIDGVLQQYKSPPKTMHASLVSRIKVMSDLNIAEHRLPQDGRFKLKMSGRDVDFRVSVMPSSFGEKVALRILDRSSASFDMEKLGLDDTAMASLKDAASRPHGMILVCGPTGCGKTTTLYSILKYVDSPEKNLVTVEDPVEYQLEGVNQVSIRPDIGLTFAASLRAILRQDPDVIMIGEIRDFDTVDIAIKSALTGHLVLSTLHTTTAQGAIVRLINMGVEPFLLTSSLICVMAQRLVRVVCRSCKEKYELKKDVAKAIGLAELDVKKYDFVKGKGCKDCFNSGYSGRIAIAEIMMLTPGIRGLISKRAKEDDIKGLARKEGMHTLREDGMRLAAAGITSIEEVLRVTAGDQGRGNP
- the rodA gene encoding rod shape-determining protein RodA; protein product: MRYLAARTLFAVVVIMLLGLLTLYAITDRDADFLKKQIFLKQLNWALAGIAAMVIFSNIHYIRLWDFSYPLFGVSVFLLVLVLFRGDARMGAQRWFSFGEISFQPSEFTKIAVILFLSRYFGSKASFDTHAKRQNLFNSFILPFSAICVPIALIFIQPDLGTAIVYFVIVIVMMFITGVKLRYLAMFTGALLLSLPLGWHLLKDYQKDRLLVFINPNIDPLGAGYTIIQSKIAIGSGVLFGKGLLGSTQSQLKFLPESHTDFIFASFAEQWGFLGSAALILLYFLIIRFGLQVAEKNSDPFGKFLAYGITSLWALHVAVNIAMTAGFAPVVGITLPLMSYGGSSLLVNCISLGILFNISKNRAVF
- the mreD gene encoding rod shape-determining protein MreD; this encodes MKKPGLILIILLLAFLQANILDSFRLFSFKPDLLLGVSVFAVLNTCGYWPFIFALLCGLLKDSLSYAAFGLNIFSFCLISVTVTILNKGMYFDSQSNYIPIVFACALFNSLVNYAYLFRQLSLPAFLSVSFVSAVYTTIAAVLIFKFLRGFSVNPS
- a CDS encoding sensor domain-containing diguanylate cyclase, with amino-acid sequence MKGSGGSAFNSMGIKRKMRISFALMSIIPLLMLLNYIFPNSALHFTNSVLIFLITVTLVVFGFLIIKHIVDSVFRVSSAAKVMAGGDYNHKIPSSEKDEVGDISQALNHLTAEIRKDVDELSRLLQKVSKLEIRDPLTGLFNEKYIRQQLDEEIKRALIYQRPCGFIILEVDNFGSFHKSFGDIAVEAVLKKAASLFKDSVSSIDKVARFGDNQFAVVLPEKNKRSCQEAAEYIRKKVESAFKGEKDEHQRITISAGISENPLDGTSAKELIDKAEEALDRARNKGGNQCLFAE